A genomic stretch from Enterobacter dykesii includes:
- a CDS encoding LysR family transcriptional regulator: protein MSRRSLPLNAIDAFLVTARHLNLTHAAAELCLTQGAVSRKIASLEAWFGFPLFERHARGLRLSPQGSALLPELQSAFEQLLSVADQARSQHTVIRLKAPTCAMRWLVPRLLEVEREHPDLQIALTTTTDHNVNFKTESYDAAIVFGTHMSAGDLLFEEALTPVISPVRAGAALSSLTFLHPTRDKTDWSLWLAKQEGPGFAMHKNQHFDTMDLAITAAIQGLGVAIADETLVAEDVHAGRLVRPYEASIKTGASYRLVLRETPGEENGLAAFRACLLNRG from the coding sequence ATGTCACGCCGTTCGCTCCCCCTTAATGCCATCGACGCATTTTTAGTCACCGCGCGTCACCTCAATCTTACCCATGCCGCGGCGGAACTGTGTCTGACGCAGGGGGCCGTGAGCCGTAAGATTGCCTCTCTTGAGGCGTGGTTTGGCTTTCCGCTTTTTGAACGCCACGCGCGCGGGCTGCGCCTCTCACCGCAGGGTAGCGCCCTGCTTCCGGAGCTGCAGTCCGCTTTCGAGCAGCTGCTGTCCGTGGCCGACCAGGCCCGCAGCCAGCACACGGTGATCCGGCTGAAGGCGCCCACCTGCGCCATGCGCTGGCTGGTGCCGCGCCTGCTGGAGGTGGAGCGCGAGCATCCGGATCTGCAAATTGCGCTGACCACCACCACCGATCACAACGTCAATTTCAAAACCGAATCTTACGACGCGGCCATTGTATTCGGCACGCACATGAGCGCAGGCGATCTGCTGTTCGAAGAGGCGCTCACCCCGGTGATAAGCCCAGTGCGTGCGGGGGCAGCGCTGAGCTCGCTGACGTTTCTGCATCCCACAAGGGATAAGACGGACTGGTCGCTGTGGCTGGCGAAACAGGAAGGTCCAGGCTTTGCCATGCACAAAAATCAACACTTCGACACGATGGATCTCGCCATTACGGCCGCCATTCAGGGGCTCGGCGTCGCAATCGCCGACGAAACGCTGGTGGCAGAAGATGTTCACGCTGGAAGGCTGGTACGGCCCTATGAGGCAAGCATAAAAACCGGCGCAAGCTACCGGCT